Within the Saccharopolyspora gloriosae genome, the region GCTGAACCCAGCGCGGCGGCCGCCGCCCGGCGCGCTTGTCCAACCGGCGCAGGCACACCACGGATCCGATGAACGCGAGGACCGCCAGCGCGATCACGCTCAGTTTCAGCGCGGTCGGCGAGCTTTCGAAGCGGTTGTCCACCCTGGCTTCGAAGCGGAGTCCGGCGACGTCGTCGGCGCGGGCGTTGAGGTCCGAGTAGATCCCGGTGACCTGCGGACGGTGATCACCGGCGATGTTGGTCAGCCAGCGGTCCTCGCCGAAGCCCGCCTTGAAGCCGACCGCGTCGTTGTGCATCGCGAGCGTGCAGTCGTCGGCGGGGATCGCCATGGTGTTGACCTGGCGCCCCTTCGACAGCAGCGTGATCGTCCCGCGGTCGACCGTCATGCTCATCCCGGTGAGCCGGCCGTTGTCGGAGTTCGGCGGGTTCGTGCTCAGCAGGTTCGCCGGTCCGTCGGTGCGCGCGTCGAGACTGCGGGCGCTCACGCACGGGATCTCCGCGTCCAGCCATACCGGGGAGAACGTCGTGAGCGGCGCCGACACGGAGGTGGTGCCGCTGGCGGTGGGCCAGCGCAGCGTGGTGATGTCGTGGTGCACCGGCAGGAACGGAACCGAGAGGGACAGCACCGTGCCGAGGAAGCCGAGGACGGTCGCGATCAGCTTCAGCCGCCGCAGCCGCCGGTCCGTCCGGGGCGGTTCGGCCTCCGCGGGCGGCGCGGATTCCGCCTCCGCGTGATCGGTGTCGTCTTTCTCCGCATTGAGCACGCCCCGGAGAATAGCGTTCGCGGTAACCGCAACGACGCAGCATCAACCTCCGTGTTGGGGTCGCCACACCGGTTAACGACACGGCTGAGGGAATCAGCGGGAGAACTCAGGTTCCTCTCAGTATCCCGTGACCCTTCGGTTATCAAAAAGAAGTCGAACGTCCAGTTCAGACGGCAAGTGAAGCGGTACCGGCAGCAGTGAGCGCGGTGTCGTCCTGCGGGGTGTGAATCCGGCTGCACAACACGTTCCGGTAGTGTCGCTCGATCGGGTTGTTCCGGGAAAGGCCCGGATTCCCGATGAGTTCGATACCGAGTTCCACCGCCCGAATCGCATTCGTCGTGACGGCGTGTTTGGTAAGTCCGGCCTGGCCGCTGGATTGTGTCCCTTCGTCGACGGCCCGCGCGGCGGCGTCCAGCAGCGAACCATTGCTCAGCAGCAGGGCCTCGATCCGCCCGACGGTCTGCTGGAACCGCGGCAGGCTCGCCAACGGCTTGCCCAGGTTCGCCGGGACTCGCTCGTTGAGGTACCCGACGAGCCAATCGCGGGCCGCGCGCGCCACGCCGTCGTAGATCGCGCTGAGCACCACTGGATTCCAGGCGGCGAGCACTCCACCGTTGCGTCCCGGCGCGTCCGGCCGGTTGAGGTCCACGGCGTGCTCGGCGGAGATCCGGGTCCCTTCGAAGATCACGTCGTCGCTGCGGGTGCCGCGCATCCCGAGGTGGTTCCAGGTCTGCTCGATCCGGTAGTTCCCGGCGTCGCGCGGTACGAGGAACGCGCCGACTCGCGGTTCGGGTTCGTCGGTGCGCGCCCACACCAGCAGCCACCGCAGGCCGGGGATGCCGGTGGAGTAGGTCTTGTGGCCGCGCAGTGCCCAGCCGTCGGCGGTGCGTTCGGCCGTGGTCGCGGGCAGGCCGCCGCGCGCGGGGGTGCCCAGGTCCGGTTCGACGCGCAACGCGTTGATCAGCGCCACTCCGGCCACCGAACTGTCCTGCACGTCGCGACGCACCTGTTCGGGCCAGGGATTGCCGGGGGCGCGCAGATCGGCGTGGTTGAGCAGGTGCATCGCCAGCACCAGCGCCACCGACGGGTCGGCGGCGCCGACGGCCCGCACCACCGGCACGACCTCGGCGAGTCCCGCGCCCCCGCCACCGGAGCCGGTGGGCACGGTGAGGTTCAGGACGCCCGTGCGGTGCAGGTCTTCGAACGCCTCGTGCGGGAAGGTGCCGTCCCGGTCGTGCTCGGCGGCCCGGTCGGCGATGCGCCCGAGCGCCGCCGTGAACTCCGGTGCTCCCTCCGCGGATCGGGCCGGCCGGGCCACCGGGGAGAGTTCCTGGTCGGTGCGGGTCATCGGGTGCCTTCCTGTTCGGGGACGAGCCGCGGTGGACGCGAGTAGCTCGGCGGCGGTGGTTCGGTGTCGAAGGGTTCGACGTCCACCCTCGTCTGCTGCCCGGAGCAGCCTTGCGACAGCGCGGAGGTCGGCCGGTCGGCGGTGAGGACGTTCGGGTTGCCGTGCACGCACAGTGAGCCGCCGGGCTGCGCCGGGTCGTCTACGGGGTCGTACCAGGCTCCGGTGGCGAGCACGACCACTCCGGGCAGCACGTCCGCGGTGAGCCGGGCTCCCGCGAGGCAGGCGCCGCGGTCGTTGAACACGCGCACCACCGTCCCGTCGGCGATGCCTCGAGCGGCGGCGTCGTCGGGGTGCAGCACGATCGGTTCGCGGCCGTGGATCTTGGCGGCTTGGCTGACGGCGCCGACGTCGCCTTGACCGTGCAACCGGGTGCGCGGCTGGTGCGCGATCAGGTGCAGCGGGAACCGGGCGTGGTCGAGGCCGTCCACCGGTTCGCGCCACACCGGATGCCCGGGCATGTCCGGCAGGCCGAATCCGGCGATGTCCGCGGAGAACAGTTCGATGCGCCCGCTGGGCGTGGCGAGGGGCCGGGAGCGCGGGTCGGCCCGGAACTCGGCGAGCGGTGTGGACTGCGCCCGCGCGGGAAGCACCAGTTCTCCGGCCGTCCAGAATTCCTCGAACGACGGCACGTCGTGGCCTTCCCCGGCGAGCGCGTCACGCCACTGCCCGTACAGGTGCGCGAGCCATTCCCGCGGAGTCCGGTTCTCGGTGAACTCCGCTCGTGCGCCGAGCCGGTCGGCCAGCGCGGCGAACACGTCGTGATCGTCGCGCGCCTCCCCGACGGAGTCCAGGATCCGGTGCATCGCGAGCAGGTGGGTGTCGCGCCGCCCGCCGCCGATGTCCTCGCGTTCCAGCGTGGTCGTCACCGGCAGCACCACGTCCGCGTGCCGCGCGGTGGCCGTCCAGTGCGGCTCGTGCACGATCACCGTGTCGGGCCTGGTGAACGCGCGGCGCAACCGGTTGAGGTCCTGGTGGTGGTGGAACGGGTTGCCGCCCGCCCAGTACACCGCGCGGATGTCCGGGTAGGTCAGCCGCCGCCCGTCGTAGTCGAACTCCTCGCCGGGGTGCAGCAGCAGGTCGGAGATTCGGGCCACGGGAATGAACTCCGAGACCGGGTTGGCGCCTTGCGGCAGGGTCGGCAGGGGTAGCAGCGGACCGGTGTCGCCGACATCGCCGATGGAGCCGTAGCCGTGGCCGAAACCCCCGCCGGGCAGGCCGATGTCGCCGAGCATCGCGGCCAGCGCCAGTCCCGTCCACACCGGCTGCTCGCCGTGCTCGATGCGTTGCAGCGACCAGCTGACGGTGATCAGCGTGCGCCCGGCCGCCATCCGGCGGGCGAGGGCGCGGATGTCCTCGGCGGGCACGCCGCACAGCGCGCTCGCCCATTCCGCGTCCCGTGCCGGGCCGCCGTTGCCGAGCAGGTAGCCCGCGAACTCGTCGAATCCGGTGGTGCAGCGGTCCAGGAACTCCTGGTCGTGCAGCCCTTCGGTGAGCAGGGTGTGCGCGAGCCCCAGCATCAGCGCGACGTCGGTGGCGGGGCGAACCCGGATCCAGCGCGCCCGTTCGGAGCGGGGCAGGTCGGTGGCCAGTGGACTGATCACGGCCAGGTCCACTTCCGAGCGGTCCCAGTCGGCGAGGACTTCGGAGCTGGTGTGCCGGGTGACTCCGCCTGGCGTGACGGAGACGTTCTTCGGCGGCAGCCCGCCGAACGCGACGACCAGGTCGGTGTTCCTGCGGATGGTGTCCCAGCCGTCGGCCCGCCGCAGGTAGGTGTCGGCGTCGCCCACCAGGTGCGGCAGCAGCACCAGGGAGGTGCCGAGGCTGTAGGAGTTCCGGGAGGCCGTGTAACCGCCGATGGTGTTGAGGAACCGGTGCAGCTGGCTCTGCGCGTGGTGGAACCGGCCCGCGCTGGCCCAGCCGTAGGAGCCGCCGAAGATCGCCCGGTTGCCGTGGCGTTCGCGGACTCGGCGCAGCTCGGTGGCGACGAGGTCGAGCGCGGTGTCCCAGCCGACCTCGACGAACTCCTCCCGGCCGCGCCGGTCCGACGGTCCCGGTCCGTTCTCCAGCCAGCCGCGGCGGATCGCGGGGCGGGCGACGCGCGTTTCGTGCCGGGTGGCGGTCGCGACGTTGCCGAGCAGTTCCGACGGTGCCGGGTCCGCCGGGTGCGGGGCGACCTCGAGCGCGCCGTCGGGGCCGAGCCGGGCGCGGTAGGCGCCCCAGTGCGAGGTCGTGTTCCGCCAGCCGTTCATGCCGTCCAACCTAACCACCCGCCCCGTTCGATCCGGGTCCGCTTTCACGGCGCGGCCCGGTGGAGCTCGGTGGACGACGGCGCGGGCTCTGCCGGGGTCGGGATCTGCTCGCCGGTCTCGGTGACGCCGAGTTCGGTCAGGAGCGTCTCGCGCAGCCTGGTGAACTCCGGGTCGGAGCGATCACCGGTGGTGGCGAGGTCGACGCGGTGATCGGCGGCGAGGAGTCCGTCGCGCATCACCACCACCCGGTCGGCCAGCAGCACCGCCTCGTCCACGTCGTGGGTCACCAGCAGCACGGCGGGCCGGTGTGCCGCGACGAGGCGGCGCACCAATGCGTGCATCCGGATGCGGGTCAGCGCGTCCAGCGCGGCGAACGGTTCGTCGAGCAGCAACAGCTTCGGTTCCCGCACCAGCGCGCGAGCGAGCGCCACGCGTTGCGCCTCACCGCCGGAGAGCGTCGCGGGCCAGGAGTCCAGGTGCTGTTCGAGCCCGACCTCCGCCAGCGCGCGGGCCGCGTCGTCGCGCGCTCGCGCACCGCGCAGTCCGATCACGACGTTGCGCCACACCCGCCGCCACGGCAGCAGCCGGTGCTCCTGGAACACGACCATGCGCTCCGGTGGCGCCGTGATCGTGCCGCCGTCGGGGGCGTCGAGCCCGGCCAGCAGCCGCAGCAGCGTCGTCTTGCCGCAGCCGCTCTTGCCGATGAGCGCGACGAACTCGCCGCGCCGCACGTCCAGGCCCAGGTCGTGCAGCACGGTGCGGGTGCCGAATCGGCGGACCAGTCCGCGCACGCGCACGGCGGGTTCGGAATCGGTGGTGCTCATGCTCGTCTCCTCACAGCCGCACGGAGTGCTCGGCGATGTCGATCGGGCCGCTGAGGATGTCCCGTTCGGACAACCAGTCCGCGCCGCGCTGCAACTGGGCGATGCCCTCGTCGTTGATGAACGACAGCTTCGTCTGCACGTTGTTGCGCGCCATCCGCTCCAGCACGGGCTGCGGGTAGTTCGACACGGCGTTGCCGATGCGCAGCGATTCGGCGTAGTTGGCGTTCTGCCACTCGTATTCGTCTTGGTAGGCGCGGATCACCGCACGGATCGCGTCGGCGTTGCGTTCGGCGTAGTCGCGGCGGACGAGGAAGCTGGTGAAGTCGATCTGGAAGTCCAGCTCGTCGCCCTCCACGAAGATGGGCGTGGCGCCGTACTCCTCTTCGGCGATCTCGCGGAATCCTTGCCAGATCGACCAGGCGTCGATCTGCCCGGAGCCGAACGCGGCGCTGGCCTCCGGCGGGTTCATGTACACGACGTTCACCGATTCGCGGGGCACACCGTGCTTTTCCAGCGCGGCGACCAGCAGGAACTCCCCGAGTCCCGCCTTGTTCACCGCAACGGATCGGCCGGCGAGGTCCGGTACCGCGCGGATCCCGGAGTCCTTGCGGGCGAGCACGGCGGAGGTGCGCGGCTCTGCCGTCGCCCACGCCAGGTACACCAGGTCCGCGCCGGAGAGGATGGCCTGGTCGGCGGGAGTCGTGCTGCCGCCGAAGCTGAAGTCGGCGCTGCCGCCGACGACGGCCTGCATGCTCGGCGCGTGGTTGGCGAACGGCCCGACCCATTCGGCCGTGATCCCCTGCTGTCGCAGGGTTCGCGCCAGCGTCCCGCGGATCTTCGGCACCGAGATCGGCCCGTGCGTGAGCCGCACCTTCCCGGCCTCGGCCCCACCTGACCCGGCTCCCCCGGCGCAGGCCGCCAGCGACGGCGCCAACGCCGTCAACCCCAGGGCGCCCAGCACCGAACGACGCCCGATCACACGCTCGTGGTTCACGGAAATCTCCTGATTTCTGTTGTCGAAGAAGGAAAGGCGCACTTCAGGGCGAGAGCACCGCTCGTCGCCTCATCACGTCGAAATCGTGCAGTCAGCGGCAATGCCCGATTGCTTGCGACCGAAGCCCGTGCCTCGCGGCGAAGCCGTGCATTGGGCGGCGAAGCCAGCCTGCTTTGCGGCCGAAGGCCGTGCCTGTATGTGCGAAGCACATAGCCCACGTCGAAAAAACGACCACCCGCGGGTTCTCAGTGGCTTCCTCGCGAGGACAGCTTTTTCCCTCGTGGCGGAGCCACCAGGGAAAAAGATCCCGCAGCGAGGAAGCAACTGAGGTTCCGCTACCCGACCCCCAAAGCAAAACGAGCCCATCAAGCCGAAATCCGTGCATAACTCGGATTCCAGCGTAGGAGGCGGCGTTCCAGGAGTCTGGTGACCAGATCACATGCCACTCCGATCACCGCGTAGATCACCACGACGAGCACGATCACATCCGTCTGCAGGAATTCGCGGGCGTTGGTGGCCATGAAGCCGATTCCGGCGTCGGCACCCATCGTCTCGGCGATCACCAGCGCCAGCCAGGAATGCGTCAGCGCGAGCCGCAGGCCGGACAGGATCGACGGCAGCGCGCCGGGCAGCACCACCCAGCGGATGCGTTCGACCCGGCCGAGCCCGACCACCCGCGCCAGCTCCAGCAGTTTCGGGTCGATCTGGCGGATTCCCAGCACCGCGTTGAGGTACAGCGGGACCGCCGTGCCCAGCGCGATAAGGAAGATCTTGCCGCTCTCCTCGATGCCGAACCACACGATCACCAACGGCAGCATCGCCAGGAACGGGATGGCGCGGATCATCTGGATTCCGCGGTCCAGCAACGCTTCGGCGATGCGGGACAGCCCCACTGCGAGGCCTAGGCCGAGGCCGGTGATCGCGCCGACCGCGAAGCCGGTGGCGGCCCGGTACAGGCTCGCGAGCAGGTTCGCAGGCAGCTCACCGTCGGCGGTGAGTTCGGCGGCGGTGCCCAAGACGGTGCTGGGGGCGGGCAGCATCTGCACGTCGAGCAGGCCGACGCGGGCGCTGATCTCCCACAGCAGCAGGATCAGCACGGGCGTCGCCCAGGACACCGAGCGGTACGGGAACGCCGGACGGCTGCCGACGGCGAGGCGGGGTGCGGCGGTCTTCGCGGTCGCCGTCACGGGACATCAGTCCATTTCGGATGGACGAATCCCGTGCGCGGACCAGGTCGGATGCACATGGAGGGCTCCTGGACGTGCGGGCACGGCCGAGCCCCTCCGGGCCACGGCGCGAGAGAGCGACCGATGCGGCGCCGCTCGTCATCGCGATGCGCGGAATCGCCGCCGTGGCAGGGAGAAACCGGTCAGGCCGTGCGGGAGGACTTTCCGGGAACGAGCAGCCCGGAGCGCGGTGACCTCGTGATCACCGGTGGGTGATCACGGCGCGACGCCGGACGGTGGCGGGGCGAGCGTCAGCGCCGACACAGCGCGCTCGCGTGCCGCCGCAAGTCGACGTGCCGACGCGTCACGAGCCGCTGAATCGCCTTCACCACCGCAGCATCGCCCGGCCCTACCCGGAAAGTCAACGTGCCAGGTTCAGATTTCCCGCCAGCTGGACGGGTTCCGGATCACCGCGGGTAGAGCGCGTCCAAGTGCTCCCGGTTGTGCTTGACGACCACGGCGCGACGGACCTTGCGGGTCGGCGTGAGCTCCCCTTCGTCCTCGCTCCACTGGGTCGGCGCGAACTCCCAGGCGCGAACGTGCTC harbors:
- a CDS encoding acyl-CoA dehydrogenase family protein translates to MTRTDQELSPVARPARSAEGAPEFTAALGRIADRAAEHDRDGTFPHEAFEDLHRTGVLNLTVPTGSGGGGAGLAEVVPVVRAVGAADPSVALVLAMHLLNHADLRAPGNPWPEQVRRDVQDSSVAGVALINALRVEPDLGTPARGGLPATTAERTADGWALRGHKTYSTGIPGLRWLLVWARTDEPEPRVGAFLVPRDAGNYRIEQTWNHLGMRGTRSDDVIFEGTRISAEHAVDLNRPDAPGRNGGVLAAWNPVVLSAIYDGVARAARDWLVGYLNERVPANLGKPLASLPRFQQTVGRIEALLLSNGSLLDAAARAVDEGTQSSGQAGLTKHAVTTNAIRAVELGIELIGNPGLSRNNPIERHYRNVLCSRIHTPQDDTALTAAGTASLAV
- a CDS encoding molybdopterin-dependent oxidoreductase; this encodes MNGWRNTTSHWGAYRARLGPDGALEVAPHPADPAPSELLGNVATATRHETRVARPAIRRGWLENGPGPSDRRGREEFVEVGWDTALDLVATELRRVRERHGNRAIFGGSYGWASAGRFHHAQSQLHRFLNTIGGYTASRNSYSLGTSLVLLPHLVGDADTYLRRADGWDTIRRNTDLVVAFGGLPPKNVSVTPGGVTRHTSSEVLADWDRSEVDLAVISPLATDLPRSERARWIRVRPATDVALMLGLAHTLLTEGLHDQEFLDRCTTGFDEFAGYLLGNGGPARDAEWASALCGVPAEDIRALARRMAAGRTLITVSWSLQRIEHGEQPVWTGLALAAMLGDIGLPGGGFGHGYGSIGDVGDTGPLLPLPTLPQGANPVSEFIPVARISDLLLHPGEEFDYDGRRLTYPDIRAVYWAGGNPFHHHQDLNRLRRAFTRPDTVIVHEPHWTATARHADVVLPVTTTLEREDIGGGRRDTHLLAMHRILDSVGEARDDHDVFAALADRLGARAEFTENRTPREWLAHLYGQWRDALAGEGHDVPSFEEFWTAGELVLPARAQSTPLAEFRADPRSRPLATPSGRIELFSADIAGFGLPDMPGHPVWREPVDGLDHARFPLHLIAHQPRTRLHGQGDVGAVSQAAKIHGREPIVLHPDDAAARGIADGTVVRVFNDRGACLAGARLTADVLPGVVVLATGAWYDPVDDPAQPGGSLCVHGNPNVLTADRPTSALSQGCSGQQTRVDVEPFDTEPPPPSYSRPPRLVPEQEGTR
- a CDS encoding ABC transporter ATP-binding protein → MSTTDSEPAVRVRGLVRRFGTRTVLHDLGLDVRRGEFVALIGKSGCGKTTLLRLLAGLDAPDGGTITAPPERMVVFQEHRLLPWRRVWRNVVIGLRGARARDDAARALAEVGLEQHLDSWPATLSGGEAQRVALARALVREPKLLLLDEPFAALDALTRIRMHALVRRLVAAHRPAVLLVTHDVDEAVLLADRVVVMRDGLLAADHRVDLATTGDRSDPEFTRLRETLLTELGVTETGEQIPTPAEPAPSSTELHRAAP
- a CDS encoding NrtA/SsuA/CpmA family ABC transporter substrate-binding protein, coding for MNHERVIGRRSVLGALGLTALAPSLAACAGGAGSGGAEAGKVRLTHGPISVPKIRGTLARTLRQQGITAEWVGPFANHAPSMQAVVGGSADFSFGGSTTPADQAILSGADLVYLAWATAEPRTSAVLARKDSGIRAVPDLAGRSVAVNKAGLGEFLLVAALEKHGVPRESVNVVYMNPPEASAAFGSGQIDAWSIWQGFREIAEEEYGATPIFVEGDELDFQIDFTSFLVRRDYAERNADAIRAVIRAYQDEYEWQNANYAESLRIGNAVSNYPQPVLERMARNNVQTKLSFINDEGIAQLQRGADWLSERDILSGPIDIAEHSVRL
- a CDS encoding ABC transporter permease subunit, with protein sequence MTATAKTAAPRLAVGSRPAFPYRSVSWATPVLILLLWEISARVGLLDVQMLPAPSTVLGTAAELTADGELPANLLASLYRAATGFAVGAITGLGLGLAVGLSRIAEALLDRGIQMIRAIPFLAMLPLVIVWFGIEESGKIFLIALGTAVPLYLNAVLGIRQIDPKLLELARVVGLGRVERIRWVVLPGALPSILSGLRLALTHSWLALVIAETMGADAGIGFMATNAREFLQTDVIVLVVVIYAVIGVACDLVTRLLERRLLRWNPSYARISA
- a CDS encoding putative leader peptide, with translation MVKAIQRLVTRRHVDLRRHASALCRR